In Betaproteobacteria bacterium, a genomic segment contains:
- a CDS encoding YeeE/YedE family protein has product MSSASNLPTLVALSGFGIAFVFGAVAQRTNFCTMGAISDVVNMGSWGRMRMWMLAMAVAIAGATALHLTGTVDLSKSIYTRPGLAWLSFLVGGFVFGVGMTLGSGCGNKTLLRIGAGSLKSVVVLAFLAISAYMTIKGLFAIWRVTWLDPVSLDLASRGVAGQDLPSIASALFGVERKAAYVGVASVAVVALVAFIFKDRDFRGNFDHILGGVVLGAAIVAGWYVTGHIGFGENPDTLENTFFGTNSRTIESLSFVAPAAYLLEILLLWSDKSLAFTFGIALGLGVIAGSATYALATRTFRWEGFVSAEDTANHVVGGILMGFGGVTALGCTIGQGITGISTLALGSVLTTLAIVAGSWATMKYQVWRLEREA; this is encoded by the coding sequence ATGAGTTCCGCCTCGAACCTTCCCACCCTTGTCGCGTTGTCCGGCTTCGGCATCGCATTCGTCTTCGGCGCGGTCGCCCAGCGCACGAATTTCTGCACGATGGGCGCGATTTCCGACGTCGTGAACATGGGCAGCTGGGGCCGCATGCGCATGTGGATGCTCGCGATGGCCGTCGCGATCGCCGGGGCCACGGCGCTGCACCTCACGGGCACGGTGGACCTCTCGAAGTCGATCTATACCCGGCCCGGCCTGGCCTGGCTGTCCTTCCTGGTGGGCGGGTTCGTCTTCGGCGTCGGCATGACGCTGGGCTCGGGATGCGGGAACAAGACGCTGCTGCGCATCGGCGCAGGAAGCCTCAAGTCGGTCGTGGTCCTTGCCTTCCTCGCGATCTCGGCCTACATGACGATCAAGGGACTCTTCGCAATCTGGCGTGTGACCTGGCTCGACCCGGTGAGCTTGGATCTCGCTTCGCGCGGCGTGGCCGGGCAGGACCTGCCGTCGATCGCCTCGGCCCTCTTCGGGGTCGAGCGCAAGGCTGCCTACGTCGGCGTCGCTTCCGTGGCGGTCGTGGCGCTGGTCGCCTTCATCTTCAAGGATCGTGATTTCCGCGGCAACTTCGACCACATCCTCGGCGGCGTCGTGCTGGGAGCGGCCATCGTGGCCGGTTGGTACGTGACCGGGCACATCGGGTTCGGCGAGAACCCGGATACCCTCGAGAACACCTTCTTCGGCACCAACAGCCGCACGATCGAGTCGCTCTCCTTCGTGGCGCCGGCCGCCTACCTCCTCGAGATCCTGCTGCTGTGGAGCGACAAGTCGCTCGCCTTCACCTTCGGCATCGCGCTGGGCCTCGGGGTGATCGCGGGCTCGGCGACCTACGCGCTTGCGACACGCACTTTCCGGTGGGAAGGATTCGTCTCCGCGGAGGACACCGCCAACCACGTGGTGGGCGGCATCCTGATGGGGTTCGGGGGCGTGACGGCGCTCGGGTGCACCATCGGCCAGGGCATCACCGGCATCTCCACGCTGGCCCTGGGCTCGGTCTTGACGACCCTCGCCATCGTCGCGGGCTCCTGGGCCACCATGAAATACCAGGTCTGGCGCCTTGAGCGGGAGGCTTGA
- the queC gene encoding 7-cyano-7-deazaguanine synthase QueC: MENAVVLVSGGLDSATVLAMARTEGWRCHALSVDYGQRHRAELVAAAEVARALGAAEHRTIRVDLGVFGGSALTDPAIAVPTAPSSGIPITYVPARNTILLSLALAYAEVIRADAIFTGANAVDYSGYPDCRPEYFAAFEAMANLATKRAVEGSPIAVRSPIVHLGKAEIVRRGHELGVDFALTVSCYDADAQGRACGRCDSCRLRRDGFARAGLPDPTRYHPAAER; this comes from the coding sequence ATGGAGAACGCCGTCGTCCTCGTTTCCGGAGGGCTCGACTCCGCAACCGTGCTCGCCATGGCCCGCACCGAGGGGTGGCGCTGCCACGCGCTCTCGGTGGACTACGGCCAGCGCCACCGGGCCGAGCTGGTTGCCGCGGCCGAAGTGGCGCGAGCCCTCGGCGCCGCCGAGCACAGGACCATTCGGGTGGATCTCGGAGTGTTCGGCGGCTCAGCGCTGACCGATCCGGCAATCGCCGTCCCGACGGCGCCATCTTCCGGCATCCCCATCACCTATGTCCCGGCCCGGAACACGATCCTGCTGTCGCTCGCCCTTGCGTACGCCGAGGTGATCCGGGCGGACGCGATCTTCACCGGCGCCAACGCGGTCGATTATTCGGGCTATCCCGACTGCCGGCCGGAGTACTTCGCCGCCTTCGAGGCCATGGCCAATCTCGCGACGAAGCGGGCGGTGGAGGGCTCGCCCATCGCGGTGCGTTCCCCGATCGTCCACCTGGGCAAGGCCGAGATCGTGCGCCGCGGCCACGAGCTGGGCGTGGACTTCGCCCTCACCGTTTCCTGCTACGACGCCGATGCGCAGGGGCGCGCCTGCGGCCGATGCGATTCCTGCCGGCTTCGCCGGGACGGATTCGCGCGGGCCGGTCTCCCCGACCCGACGCGCTACCATCCTGCCGCGGAACGATAG
- the ybgF gene encoding tol-pal system protein YbgF has translation MPASSIRLAAAAIAFAAAGLAQAGLFDDDEARKRIDDIRAAQEKSARETSERIGRLEESVRNIGVVDLLRQIEGLNAEIARLRGSIEVLANQNEQIQKRQRDFYLDLDSRLKRLEGGGAPAQGAAAPASATPPAEPVAAIAKPQSKDDQAREVKTYDAASNLFRRNDFASASEAFRAFLKDFPQSALAPNATYWIGICQANLKDYKGALATQEGLLAHYPQSPKAPDALLAIAAVQTEQGDGGSARNTLEDIIARYPTSEAAGKARTRLAATRR, from the coding sequence ATGCCGGCGAGTAGCATCCGCCTTGCGGCGGCGGCGATCGCCTTTGCCGCCGCTGGCCTCGCCCAGGCCGGATTGTTCGACGATGACGAGGCGAGAAAACGGATCGACGACATCCGCGCCGCGCAGGAGAAAAGCGCCCGCGAGACGTCCGAGCGCATCGGCCGTCTCGAGGAGAGCGTTCGCAACATCGGCGTGGTGGACCTGCTTCGCCAGATCGAGGGGCTCAACGCGGAGATCGCCCGCCTGCGCGGCAGCATCGAGGTGCTGGCCAACCAGAACGAGCAGATCCAGAAGCGCCAGCGCGATTTCTATCTCGACCTCGACTCGCGGCTGAAGCGGCTCGAGGGAGGCGGCGCGCCCGCACAGGGTGCCGCTGCCCCGGCATCCGCGACCCCGCCCGCGGAGCCGGTAGCCGCCATTGCCAAGCCGCAATCGAAGGACGACCAGGCGCGCGAGGTGAAGACCTACGACGCAGCCTCGAACCTCTTTCGCCGCAACGACTTCGCCTCGGCGTCGGAAGCGTTCCGCGCCTTCCTCAAGGATTTCCCGCAGAGCGCGCTTGCGCCCAACGCCACGTACTGGATCGGCATCTGCCAGGCGAACCTGAAGGACTACAAGGGCGCTCTCGCCACGCAGGAAGGGCTTCTTGCCCACTATCCGCAGTCGCCCAAGGCGCCCGACGCGCTTCTCGCCATCGCCGCGGTCCAGACCGAGCAGGGCGATGGGGGCTCCGCGCGCAATACGCTCGAGGACATCATCGCCCGCTACCCCACCTCGGAAGCGGCCGGGAAGGCCCGCACGCGCCTGGCGGCGACGCGACGCTAG
- the pal gene encoding peptidoglycan-associated lipoprotein Pal — MAALVAACSSQDVKKEVPVADRTTPATTQPTTAATTTSPATQPIITANPLTDPKNILSKRSVYFDFDSNAVKDEYRGVVQAHAKYMVEKKDTKIRVEGNCDERGSREYNLALGQRRAEAVKKVMTVLGVQEGRIETVSFGEEKPAATGHDEAAWAQNRRDDIKYAGE; from the coding sequence ATGGCCGCCCTCGTCGCCGCCTGCAGCAGCCAGGACGTGAAGAAGGAGGTGCCCGTTGCCGATCGCACGACACCGGCAACCACCCAGCCGACGACCGCCGCCACGACCACGTCGCCCGCGACGCAGCCGATCATCACGGCGAACCCGCTCACGGATCCGAAGAACATCCTGTCCAAGCGAAGCGTCTATTTCGACTTCGACTCCAACGCGGTGAAGGACGAGTATCGCGGCGTGGTGCAGGCGCATGCGAAGTACATGGTGGAGAAGAAGGACACCAAGATCCGGGTCGAGGGCAACTGCGACGAGCGCGGAAGCCGCGAATACAACCTCGCCCTGGGCCAGCGCCGCGCCGAGGCGGTGAAGAAGGTGATGACCGTGCTGGGCGTGCAGGAAGGTCGCATCGAGACGGTGAGTTTCGGTGAAGAGAAGCCCGCCGCGACCGGGCACGACGAGGCGGCGTGGGCCCAGAACCGGCGCGACGACATCAAGTATGCCGGCGAGTAG
- the tolB gene encoding Tol-Pal system protein TolB: MNRFLLAVLLACLAFAARAQLTIDITTSGGRQIPIAVLPFAGEGAQPQPVSTVVGADLARTGLFRLVNAVGVSPVPTEPSEVNFVDWQARSSEALVIGKIEPQADGRVEVRFRLFDVQKQSQLASFSYVVAPAQLRATAHRIADVIYEKLTGEKGVFSTKITYVVKRGKRFELQVSDADGAGAQTVLASNEPIISPAWSPDGSRIAYVSFDQKKPVVVVQNLAQGTTRVVANYWGNNSAPAWSPDGSRLAVTLTRDDISQIYVIPAAGGEPRRMAVTPAIDTEACFSPDGKWIAFTSDRGGSPQIYRMPSEGGPAQRLSFEGTYNVRPRFSPDGKSIAFVQRESGKYRIAVLEIATGQVTVLTDGTLDDSPSYAPNGKMILYEAQANGRGQLAAVSSDGRVRQRLVSSTGDVRDPAWGPLLTN; this comes from the coding sequence ATGAATAGATTCCTACTCGCCGTCCTGCTCGCATGCCTCGCGTTCGCCGCGCGGGCGCAGCTCACCATCGACATCACCACGTCTGGAGGTCGGCAGATCCCGATCGCGGTCCTGCCGTTCGCAGGCGAGGGGGCCCAGCCGCAACCGGTCAGCACCGTGGTCGGCGCGGATCTCGCGCGCACCGGCCTCTTCCGGCTCGTGAACGCCGTCGGCGTGAGTCCCGTGCCCACCGAGCCATCGGAAGTGAACTTCGTGGACTGGCAGGCGCGTTCCTCCGAGGCGCTCGTCATCGGCAAGATCGAGCCGCAGGCCGACGGCCGGGTGGAAGTGCGCTTCCGGCTCTTCGACGTCCAGAAGCAGTCGCAGCTCGCGAGTTTTTCCTACGTCGTGGCGCCCGCCCAGCTTCGCGCCACGGCCCACCGCATCGCCGACGTGATCTACGAGAAGCTCACGGGCGAGAAGGGCGTGTTCTCCACCAAGATCACCTACGTGGTGAAGCGCGGCAAGCGCTTCGAGCTGCAGGTGTCGGACGCCGACGGAGCCGGCGCGCAGACGGTGCTCGCCTCGAACGAGCCCATCATCTCGCCCGCGTGGTCGCCCGACGGCAGCCGCATCGCCTACGTGTCCTTCGACCAGAAGAAGCCGGTGGTGGTGGTGCAGAACCTCGCGCAGGGCACGACCCGCGTCGTGGCCAACTATTGGGGCAACAACAGCGCGCCGGCCTGGTCGCCAGACGGCTCGCGGCTTGCCGTGACCCTCACGCGCGACGACATCTCGCAGATCTACGTGATCCCGGCCGCCGGCGGCGAGCCCAGGCGCATGGCGGTCACGCCCGCCATCGACACCGAGGCCTGCTTCTCGCCCGACGGGAAATGGATCGCGTTCACGTCCGACCGCGGGGGCTCTCCGCAGATCTACCGCATGCCATCGGAGGGCGGCCCGGCACAGCGCCTGTCGTTCGAGGGCACCTACAACGTGCGCCCGCGCTTCAGCCCCGACGGCAAGTCGATCGCGTTCGTGCAGCGAGAGTCCGGGAAGTACCGCATCGCGGTGCTCGAGATCGCCACTGGCCAGGTGACCGTCCTCACCGACGGCACGCTGGACGATTCGCCCAGCTACGCGCCCAACGGCAAGATGATCCTTTACGAGGCGCAGGCCAACGGGCGCGGCCAACTCGCCGCGGTGTCGAGCGACGGGCGCGTGCGCCAGCGCCTCGTGTCGTCAACCGGCGACGTCCGCGATCCCGCGTGGGGCCCGTTGCTTACGAACTGA
- the tolA gene encoding cell envelope integrity protein TolA, whose protein sequence is MKAPAEAHERPRQPGRIRSIVLAVVVHAAFFALIVFGVSWQSRPTPPLQAELWDKLPPGPPAATRKSEPVPAKPESAPEPPKVEPKPEPKPEPVKSEPPKAEPKPEPPKPDAAISEKKAREKKEREKKELEKQELEKKTREAKAVAQAKAVADAKAAADAKARATAKAAAEAKSKADAEAKAAAEAASQVRLSEIDRYRGRIRDKIRGKANVPDTVKGQPEVQVRITILPGGEVLDIVIVKSSGNRVYDTAIERAIRSAQPLPVPSDPELFGQFRSLTLNIQHER, encoded by the coding sequence GTGAAGGCGCCGGCAGAAGCGCACGAACGGCCCCGCCAGCCGGGGAGAATCCGCTCGATCGTCCTCGCGGTTGTGGTCCACGCGGCCTTCTTTGCGCTGATCGTCTTCGGAGTGTCCTGGCAGAGCCGGCCCACGCCGCCGCTCCAGGCCGAATTGTGGGACAAGCTTCCTCCGGGGCCTCCCGCCGCGACGCGGAAGTCCGAGCCGGTGCCTGCGAAACCGGAAAGCGCACCGGAGCCGCCGAAGGTCGAACCGAAGCCCGAGCCCAAACCGGAGCCCGTGAAGTCCGAACCTCCCAAGGCGGAGCCGAAACCCGAGCCGCCGAAACCCGACGCGGCCATCTCGGAGAAGAAAGCGCGGGAAAAGAAGGAACGCGAGAAGAAGGAGCTGGAGAAGCAGGAGCTGGAGAAGAAGACTCGGGAAGCCAAGGCGGTGGCGCAGGCGAAGGCGGTCGCAGACGCGAAGGCGGCGGCCGATGCCAAGGCAAGGGCCACGGCGAAGGCGGCAGCGGAGGCCAAATCGAAAGCCGATGCCGAGGCGAAGGCCGCGGCGGAAGCGGCGAGCCAGGTTCGCCTGTCGGAAATCGATCGTTACCGCGGGCGCATCCGCGATAAGATCCGCGGCAAGGCCAACGTTCCGGATACGGTCAAGGGGCAGCCGGAGGTGCAGGTGCGCATCACGATCCTGCCGGGCGGTGAAGTGCTCGATATCGTCATCGTGAAGTCCAGCGGAAATCGCGTGTACGACACGGCCATCGAGCGCGCGATCCGAAGTGCCCAGCCCCTGCCGGTTCCCAGCGACCCGGAACTTTTTGGCCAGTTCCGAAGCCTTACCCTGAATATCCAGCACGAACGCTAG
- the tolR gene encoding protein TolR has translation MRRRRAMSEINVVPYIDVMLVLLIIFMVAAPLINPGQIDLPQVGSKLDPAVAPLEVRVRVNGELFVVDRSRSPDELLVKRPQLLEIVRAAQQANAGQAVVIAGDRNVRYEEVLKVMDILQQGQVKRVGLLARPAP, from the coding sequence ATGCGCCGGCGCCGCGCGATGAGCGAGATCAACGTCGTGCCCTACATCGACGTGATGCTGGTGCTGCTCATCATCTTCATGGTGGCCGCCCCGCTCATCAATCCGGGCCAGATCGACCTGCCGCAGGTGGGCTCGAAGCTCGATCCTGCGGTGGCGCCGCTCGAGGTGCGCGTGCGCGTGAACGGCGAACTCTTCGTCGTGGACCGCTCGCGGTCCCCGGACGAACTCCTCGTGAAGCGGCCACAGCTCCTCGAAATCGTGCGCGCGGCGCAGCAGGCCAACGCCGGCCAGGCGGTGGTGATCGCCGGCGACCGCAACGTGCGATACGAGGAAGTCCTCAAGGTGATGGACATTCTGCAGCAGGGGCAGGTGAAGCGCGTGGGCCTTCTCGCGCGCCCGGCTCCCTAA
- the tolQ gene encoding protein TolQ, protein MIVSHDLTILAMIVNASIVVKAVMAVLVLASLFSWTYIFMKVFALRRAHRQAEAFEREFWSGTDLVGLYQRAAGGRYVAAGMERIFEAGFKEYLKLKGRAGADVTALMDGTRRAMKATLQREVDSLESHLSFLATVGSVSPYIGLFGTVWGIMNAFRGLSNVAQATLAQVAPGIAEALVATAIGLFAAIPAVIAYNRFAHDIDRLAGRYESFMEELSNILQRQAHQPER, encoded by the coding sequence ATGATCGTAAGCCACGACCTGACCATCCTCGCGATGATCGTGAACGCGAGCATCGTCGTGAAGGCCGTCATGGCGGTCCTGGTGCTCGCCTCCCTCTTCTCGTGGACCTACATCTTCATGAAGGTCTTCGCGCTGCGCCGGGCCCACCGCCAGGCGGAGGCCTTCGAGCGCGAGTTCTGGAGCGGCACAGACCTGGTGGGCCTTTACCAGCGGGCCGCCGGCGGTCGCTACGTCGCGGCGGGCATGGAGCGGATCTTCGAGGCAGGCTTCAAGGAGTACCTGAAGCTCAAGGGGCGGGCCGGCGCCGACGTTACCGCGCTGATGGACGGCACGCGCCGCGCCATGAAGGCCACGCTGCAGCGCGAGGTCGATTCACTGGAGTCCCACCTTTCCTTCCTGGCGACGGTCGGTTCGGTGAGCCCGTACATCGGCCTCTTCGGCACGGTGTGGGGAATCATGAATGCTTTCCGCGGCCTGTCGAACGTGGCCCAAGCCACGCTCGCGCAGGTGGCGCCCGGGATCGCGGAGGCGCTGGTGGCCACCGCGATCGGGCTCTTCGCGGCCATCCCGGCGGTGATCGCCTACAACCGCTTCGCGCACGACATCGACCGGCTCGCGGGCCGCTACGAGAGCTTCATGGAGGAGCTTTCGAACATCCTGCAGCGCCAGGCCCACCAGCCGGAGCGATAG
- the ybgC gene encoding tol-pal system-associated acyl-CoA thioesterase — protein sequence MTKIPVKPRLQPELFVYSFPVRVYFENTDAGGVVYHGEYLKFLERARTEWMRHLGFDHQALARNHRIVFVVTQAAVEFVNPARLDDIVVASVQLESLGKVRCVFAQEIRREDDVLVRAKITVASVTGDNFKPAEIPEALRRKMQASL from the coding sequence ATGACGAAGATCCCGGTGAAGCCCCGGCTGCAGCCTGAGCTCTTCGTCTATTCCTTCCCGGTCCGCGTGTACTTCGAGAACACGGACGCCGGTGGGGTCGTCTATCACGGCGAGTACCTCAAGTTCCTCGAGCGCGCGCGCACCGAGTGGATGCGCCACCTCGGGTTCGACCACCAGGCGCTCGCCAGGAACCATCGCATCGTTTTCGTGGTCACCCAGGCGGCGGTCGAGTTCGTGAATCCCGCGCGGCTCGACGACATCGTGGTGGCAAGCGTCCAGCTCGAGTCGCTCGGCAAGGTTCGCTGCGTCTTCGCGCAGGAGATCCGCCGCGAGGACGACGTGCTGGTGCGCGCCAAGATCACGGTGGCGAGCGTGACGGGGGATAACTTCAAGCCCGCCGAAATTCCCGAGGCCCTGCGTCGCAAGATGCAGGCCTCACTCTAG
- the ruvB gene encoding Holliday junction branch migration DNA helicase RuvB produces MIETDRLIAGAPASPQEEGEERALRPRQLAEYVGQVKIREQLEIFISAARNRGEALDHALLFGPPGLGKTTLAHIIAREMGVNLRQTSGPVLERPGDLAAILTNLEPRDVLFIDEIHRLSPIVEEILYPALEDYQIDIMIGEGPAARSVKLDLPPFTLVGATTRAGMLTNPLRDRFGIVARLEFYSPEELQRIVTRSSGLLAMAIEVEGATEIARRSRGTPRIANRLLRRVRDFAEVKFDGRVTAEVADMALRMLDVDGIGLDLQDRKLLLAIVEKFGGGPVGVDNLAAAIGEERDTIEDVLEPFLIQQGYLQRTPRGRMATALTYQHFGLAGGPAPGGGLFR; encoded by the coding sequence GTGATCGAAACCGACCGCCTGATCGCCGGCGCCCCGGCTTCGCCTCAGGAAGAAGGCGAGGAGAGGGCGCTTCGCCCCCGCCAGCTCGCCGAGTACGTCGGGCAGGTGAAGATTCGCGAGCAGCTCGAGATCTTCATCTCCGCGGCGCGCAATCGCGGCGAGGCGCTCGACCACGCGCTCCTCTTCGGTCCGCCGGGCCTGGGCAAGACCACGCTTGCGCACATCATCGCGCGCGAAATGGGCGTGAACCTGCGCCAGACCTCGGGCCCGGTGCTCGAGCGACCGGGGGACCTGGCCGCGATCCTCACCAACCTCGAGCCGCGCGACGTGCTCTTCATCGACGAGATCCACCGGCTGAGCCCCATCGTCGAGGAGATCCTCTACCCCGCGCTGGAGGACTACCAGATCGACATCATGATCGGCGAGGGGCCGGCGGCCAGGAGCGTGAAGCTCGACTTGCCGCCCTTCACGCTGGTGGGGGCGACCACACGCGCCGGCATGCTGACCAACCCGCTTCGCGACCGCTTCGGGATCGTCGCGCGGCTGGAGTTCTATTCCCCCGAGGAGCTTCAGCGCATCGTCACGCGCTCCTCCGGCCTGCTCGCGATGGCGATCGAGGTGGAAGGGGCGACCGAGATCGCGCGGCGCTCCCGCGGGACGCCACGCATCGCCAATCGCCTCCTCAGGCGCGTGCGCGACTTCGCTGAGGTGAAGTTCGACGGCCGCGTCACCGCGGAGGTGGCCGACATGGCGCTGCGCATGCTCGACGTGGACGGTATCGGGCTCGACCTCCAGGACCGGAAGCTCCTGCTCGCCATCGTGGAGAAATTCGGCGGAGGGCCCGTCGGCGTGGACAACCTTGCCGCGGCGATCGGGGAAGAGCGCGACACCATCGAGGACGTGCTCGAGCCCTTCCTCATCCAGCAGGGCTACCTCCAGCGCACCCCGCGCGGGCGCATGGCCACCGCACTCACCTACCAGCACTTCGGGCTCGCGGGAGGGCCGGCGCCGGGCGGAGGGCTCTTCCGATGA
- the ruvA gene encoding Holliday junction branch migration protein RuvA: protein MIGRIAGTLVEKNPPQVVVLASGVGYEIDVPMSTFYNLPKTGEAVELLTHLVVREDAHLLFGFLTAGERTAFRQLLKVSGVGPKVALSVLSGLSVDDLAAAVASDDAARLTRVPGIGKKTAERLVLELRDKLPSTLPAAKASAPHASDVLNALLSLGYNAREASIAIRDLPPDLTLADSIRQALKVLAKP, encoded by the coding sequence ATGATCGGGCGAATCGCCGGGACGCTCGTGGAGAAGAACCCGCCGCAAGTGGTGGTCCTGGCCAGCGGCGTGGGCTACGAGATCGACGTGCCGATGAGCACGTTCTACAACCTGCCGAAGACGGGCGAGGCGGTCGAGCTCCTCACGCACCTCGTGGTCCGCGAGGACGCGCACCTGCTCTTCGGGTTCCTCACGGCCGGCGAGCGAACGGCCTTCCGCCAGCTCCTCAAGGTGAGCGGCGTCGGCCCCAAGGTGGCGCTGTCGGTGCTGTCCGGGCTCTCGGTGGACGACCTGGCGGCCGCGGTTGCCTCGGATGACGCGGCGCGCCTCACCCGCGTCCCGGGCATCGGCAAGAAGACGGCGGAGCGGCTCGTCCTCGAGTTGCGCGACAAGCTGCCCTCGACGCTCCCCGCGGCGAAGGCTTCCGCACCGCACGCCTCGGACGTCCTCAATGCGCTGCTCTCCCTTGGCTATAATGCCCGCGAGGCATCGATCGCGATCCGCGACCTGCCGCCGGACCTGACGCTTGCAGATTCCATCCGCCAGGCACTGAAGGTGCTCGCCAAGCCGTGA
- the ruvC gene encoding crossover junction endodeoxyribonuclease RuvC, with amino-acid sequence MRILGIDPGLRVTGFGVIGREGQRLEYVTSGCIRTREKGELPERIRTILDGLAEVIATHHPDHVAIEKVFVNVNPQSTLLLGQARGAAVSAAVLANLPVAEYTALQVKQAVVGKGHAHKEQVQEMVKRLLNLAGYPSADAADALACAICHAHGGLGLGALPTQGLRMRGGRLA; translated from the coding sequence CTGCGCATCCTCGGGATCGACCCGGGCCTTCGCGTCACTGGGTTCGGGGTGATCGGCCGCGAGGGCCAGCGCCTGGAGTACGTGACGAGCGGCTGCATCCGCACGCGCGAGAAGGGCGAGCTTCCGGAACGCATCCGCACGATTCTCGACGGCCTGGCGGAGGTGATCGCCACGCACCACCCCGACCATGTCGCCATCGAAAAGGTCTTCGTGAACGTGAACCCGCAATCGACGCTGCTGCTGGGCCAGGCCAGGGGCGCGGCCGTCTCGGCGGCCGTGCTGGCGAACCTGCCGGTCGCCGAGTACACGGCGCTGCAGGTCAAGCAGGCGGTGGTGGGCAAGGGGCACGCGCACAAGGAACAGGTGCAGGAGATGGTCAAGCGCTTGCTCAATCTCGCCGGCTACCCCTCGGCCGACGCGGCCGACGCTCTCGCCTGCGCCATCTGCCACGCCCACGGGGGGCTGGGGCTGGGGGCGTTGCCGACCCAGGGTCTCAGGATGCGCGGCGGCAGGCTCGCATGA
- a CDS encoding YebC/PmpR family DNA-binding transcriptional regulator yields the protein MAGHSKWANIQHRKGRQDAKRGKIFTRLIKEITVAARMGGGDPDMNPRLRLAVDKSNENNVPKDNIERAIKRGTGDLEGVNYEEIRYEGYGIGGAAVVVDCLTDNRTRTVADVRHAFSKHGGNLGTDGSVVFLFKHCGQLVFAPGTSEERLLEVALEAGAEDVVTNDDGSIEVLTGPHEFAAAKAALEKAGLKAELADVTMKPLNETALGGDEAARMQRLLDALESLDDVQEVYTTAALDEAA from the coding sequence ATGGCAGGCCACAGCAAGTGGGCGAACATCCAGCACCGCAAGGGTCGCCAGGACGCCAAGCGCGGCAAGATCTTCACCCGCCTCATCAAGGAAATCACGGTCGCCGCGAGAATGGGCGGGGGCGACCCCGACATGAATCCGCGGCTGAGACTCGCGGTGGACAAGTCGAACGAGAACAACGTGCCCAAGGACAACATCGAGCGCGCCATCAAGCGCGGCACCGGTGACCTGGAGGGCGTGAACTACGAGGAAATCCGCTACGAAGGCTACGGCATCGGCGGCGCCGCCGTGGTCGTGGACTGCCTGACCGACAATCGCACGCGCACGGTGGCCGACGTCCGGCACGCGTTTTCGAAGCACGGCGGCAACCTGGGCACCGACGGGTCTGTGGTCTTCCTGTTCAAGCACTGCGGGCAGCTCGTCTTCGCGCCGGGCACCAGCGAGGAGAGACTGCTCGAAGTGGCCCTCGAAGCCGGGGCGGAGGACGTCGTCACGAACGACGACGGCTCGATCGAGGTGCTCACCGGTCCCCACGAGTTCGCGGCCGCGAAGGCTGCGCTCGAGAAGGCGGGCCTCAAGGCGGAGCTCGCCGACGTGACGATGAAGCCCCTGAACGAGACCGCGCTCGGCGGTGACGAGGCGGCGCGCATGCAACGGCTCCTGGACGCGCTGGAGTCCCTCGACGACGTGCAGGAGGTGTACACCACCGCGGCCTTGGACGAGGCGGCGTAG